One window from the genome of Lentibacillus daqui encodes:
- the narJ gene encoding nitrate reductase molybdenum cofactor assembly chaperone: protein MEQQDRALLVIASRLLTYPEDDFFDQARDITECMEETMMGLPMFKELEKALKPFYKYRVPELQQVYVATFDLKAKQGLYLTAHELGDSNKRGAALIKLQKIINKAGFERVDDELADYMPMLFEFLATAPDSPDNERLIKRLAAAIQRIMNHMPEESPYYPVLAVLMTFIFPQPTKEEIEKLEFEREEADLEELPYPIMYH from the coding sequence ATGGAACAACAAGATCGAGCACTTTTAGTCATTGCATCGCGTCTTTTAACATATCCGGAAGATGATTTCTTTGATCAGGCACGGGATATAACGGAATGTATGGAAGAAACGATGATGGGATTGCCAATGTTTAAGGAATTGGAGAAGGCTTTAAAACCGTTCTACAAATATCGTGTACCAGAATTGCAACAAGTATATGTTGCCACATTTGATTTAAAAGCAAAACAAGGATTATATTTGACAGCACATGAATTAGGCGACAGCAACAAACGTGGTGCAGCTTTAATTAAATTACAAAAGATTATCAACAAGGCTGGATTTGAGCGGGTGGATGACGAATTAGCCGATTATATGCCGATGTTGTTTGAATTTCTTGCAACAGCACCTGACAGCCCGGATAATGAGCGGCTGATCAAGAGACTTGCAGCAGCAATACAACGGATTATGAACCATATGCCTGAAGAAAGTCCATATTACCCTGTGCTTGCGGTGCTGATGACATTTATTTTCCCGCAGCCGACTAAAGAGGAAATTGAAAAATTGGAGTTTGAACGGGAAGAGGCTGATTTGGAAGAACTACCATATCCCATTATGTATCACTAG
- the narI gene encoding respiratory nitrate reductase subunit gamma, with protein MSELFWWVIFPYITGLIMIFGLLYRFAFRQLTWAAPSTEFFEKKWLRIGSPLFHWGIVLAFIGHVMGMIIPRGFYLSLGISDELYHLGAIIGGGIAGLMVVVGLIILLIRKIIIDPVRIHATFADFFSIIALLIVAGMGAYMTIIYNTTVVEYEYRTTIGPWFRSLFTFQPKYHLMASVPFVFKVHILAAFALFASIPFTRLVHFYSLPIKYANRAPQQYRSRARYQNRRPID; from the coding sequence ATGAGTGAACTATTTTGGTGGGTCATTTTTCCATACATTACTGGATTGATCATGATTTTCGGCCTTCTTTACCGTTTCGCTTTCCGACAGTTGACTTGGGCAGCACCGTCAACGGAGTTTTTTGAAAAGAAATGGCTGCGGATCGGCTCGCCGCTTTTCCATTGGGGAATTGTGCTGGCCTTTATCGGACATGTGATGGGTATGATTATTCCGAGGGGATTTTATCTTTCATTGGGGATATCTGATGAATTATACCATCTCGGAGCAATCATCGGCGGGGGAATAGCAGGCCTAATGGTGGTTGTTGGGCTTATCATTTTACTCATTCGAAAAATAATTATTGATCCTGTGCGCATACATGCTACATTTGCTGACTTTTTTTCAATCATAGCTCTGCTGATTGTGGCTGGAATGGGTGCGTATATGACGATAATTTATAATACAACAGTTGTGGAATATGAATACCGGACAACCATCGGACCGTGGTTCAGAAGCTTATTTACATTCCAACCAAAATATCATTTGATGGCGTCTGTGCCGTTTGTTTTCAAGGTGCATATCCTTGCTGCGTTTGCCTTGTTTGCGTCCATACCATTTACCAGATTGGTACACTTTTACAGTTTGCCGATCAAATATGCAAACCGTGCGCCACAGCAATATCGATCACGCGCTCGATACCAGAACAGACGTCCAATTGATTGA
- a CDS encoding solute symporter family protein, giving the protein MSPTVITLFLAIVLLTLVITYFAAKHTKTTGDFYTAGGGLKGWQNGIAISGDYLSAASFLGIAGAIALNGFDGFFYSIGFLIAYLVVMFLVAEPLRNLGKYTLADMINSRFDAKKVRGAAALSTITISIFYMIAQLVGAGALIQLLFGIDYWIAVLIVGVMMTIYVLFGGMIATSWVQITKAVLLMAGMVIISFLVLWEYNFNIGTMFSEVKTATSHGAAYLEPGLQYTQPLSTISLMLALVLGTAGLPHILMRFFTVKDAKSARSSVVSATWIIGIFYILTLFLGFGAAAFVGDSKIIAANPGGNMAAPLLAQVLGGELLFAFISAVAFATILAVVAGLVLSGASAFAHDLYGEIYKKGKATEKQQMLAARYAALGVSVLSIILALFTQYLNVAFLVSLAFCMAASANLPVILYTVYWKRFNTTGAVTAILSGLISALVLVSMSPSVFSPVEGAALFVGNPIFPLDNPALVSVPLGFLGGYVGTLLSKESDPVRYAEVKVKANTGYRERA; this is encoded by the coding sequence ATGAGCCCTACAGTCATCACCTTATTTTTGGCAATTGTGCTATTGACGTTGGTCATCACTTATTTTGCTGCTAAGCATACCAAAACAACAGGTGATTTTTATACGGCTGGCGGCGGACTGAAAGGCTGGCAAAACGGTATTGCCATTTCCGGAGACTATTTGTCGGCGGCATCATTTCTTGGTATCGCCGGCGCCATTGCATTGAATGGTTTTGATGGATTTTTTTATAGTATTGGCTTTTTAATTGCGTATCTGGTCGTCATGTTTTTGGTAGCCGAGCCATTGCGCAATTTAGGGAAATACACGCTGGCCGATATGATCAACTCACGTTTTGATGCAAAAAAAGTGCGTGGAGCAGCAGCATTGAGCACCATAACCATTTCGATTTTTTACATGATTGCTCAGCTTGTTGGAGCAGGTGCATTGATTCAACTTTTGTTCGGTATTGATTATTGGATTGCGGTATTGATTGTTGGAGTTATGATGACGATATACGTGTTATTCGGCGGTATGATTGCAACAAGCTGGGTACAAATCACCAAAGCTGTACTATTGATGGCGGGTATGGTGATTATTTCTTTTCTTGTACTATGGGAATACAATTTCAACATCGGTACCATGTTCTCCGAGGTGAAAACGGCAACGAGCCACGGAGCTGCTTATTTAGAACCCGGGTTGCAATATACACAGCCGCTCAGCACAATTTCCTTGATGCTTGCATTAGTACTTGGCACAGCAGGGCTGCCACATATCCTGATGCGCTTTTTTACCGTAAAAGATGCCAAGTCGGCTAGAAGTTCTGTTGTATCAGCGACATGGATTATCGGTATTTTTTATATATTGACATTGTTTCTTGGCTTTGGAGCGGCTGCATTCGTTGGTGATTCTAAAATCATTGCTGCCAATCCAGGCGGAAATATGGCTGCACCATTGTTGGCACAGGTACTTGGTGGCGAGCTTTTGTTTGCCTTTATTTCAGCAGTAGCTTTTGCGACGATACTCGCAGTTGTAGCCGGTTTGGTTCTTTCCGGAGCTTCTGCATTTGCACATGATTTGTACGGGGAAATTTACAAAAAGGGGAAAGCAACCGAAAAACAGCAGATGCTCGCAGCCCGTTATGCAGCATTGGGCGTGTCCGTCTTATCTATTATTTTGGCATTATTCACGCAATACCTGAATGTTGCTTTCCTTGTTTCATTAGCATTTTGTATGGCGGCCAGTGCTAACTTGCCAGTTATTTTATATACAGTTTATTGGAAACGATTTAACACAACAGGAGCGGTTACTGCCATTTTGTCCGGTTTGATTTCTGCTTTAGTACTCGTTTCGATGAGCCCAAGTGTGTTTTCACCAGTGGAAGGTGCGGCATTATTTGTCGGAAATCCAATATTCCCGCTGGATAATCCAGCATTGGTATCTGTACCATTAGGTTTCCTGGGTGGATATGTTGGCACATTGTTATCCAAAGAATCTGATCCAGTCCGTTATGCAGAAGTAAAAGTAAAAGCAAATACCGGCTATCGGGAACGGGCTTGA
- a CDS encoding DUF485 domain-containing protein translates to MSESKVLKQDFPEKPDYVKVEKSEEFQSFMANRKKFILPYTIFFLVFYFLLPICTSYTTFLNKPAIGDISWVWLFAFAQFAMTFILCIVYMKKAGALDKQANAIIDNQLEQGGDSR, encoded by the coding sequence TTGAGTGAAAGTAAGGTGTTGAAACAGGATTTTCCTGAAAAACCAGATTACGTGAAGGTAGAAAAGAGCGAGGAATTCCAGAGCTTTATGGCGAATCGGAAAAAGTTTATTTTGCCGTACACTATTTTCTTCTTGGTATTTTACTTTCTATTGCCAATCTGTACTTCTTACACGACGTTTTTGAATAAGCCGGCAATCGGTGATATTTCATGGGTGTGGCTTTTTGCATTCGCACAATTCGCCATGACTTTTATTTTATGCATTGTTTATATGAAAAAAGCTGGGGCATTGGATAAACAAGCGAATGCAATTATTGATAACCAATTGGAGCAAGGAGGAGACAGCCGATGA
- a CDS encoding LytR/AlgR family response regulator transcription factor gives MKIRALIAEDEQMAQEELLYLLEKQPDIVLCPCAENGQQLIALYEAYAPDVIFLDVHMPQFSGMEAAKRIIGQAKHEIPLFVLTTAYDEYALQAFEIEAVDYLLKPFDETRFDKALQRIRQKLSQRILQEVPHASPAVPSRTNKLLVDDGEKTVVLTPEMIYYAVPSPSQRALEIHTKDKVIVGKLTLQELEKKLQGFNFFRTHRSYLVNINYIQEITPWFNGTSNVTLSDISKTKIPVSRAARKELFQLLEMQG, from the coding sequence ATGAAAATCCGTGCACTCATAGCTGAAGATGAACAAATGGCACAGGAGGAATTGCTTTATTTACTGGAAAAACAGCCGGATATTGTACTATGTCCGTGTGCGGAAAATGGACAGCAATTAATCGCACTTTATGAAGCATATGCACCGGATGTTATTTTTCTGGATGTCCATATGCCCCAGTTTTCCGGTATGGAAGCGGCAAAGAGAATTATCGGGCAAGCAAAGCATGAAATACCACTATTTGTCTTGACCACAGCATATGATGAATATGCGTTACAGGCATTTGAAATAGAAGCTGTCGATTATTTGCTAAAACCCTTTGACGAAACACGGTTTGACAAGGCACTGCAGCGTATTCGTCAAAAGCTTTCGCAGCGTATCCTGCAAGAAGTGCCTCATGCCAGTCCCGCAGTACCGTCCCGAACAAATAAATTGCTTGTGGATGATGGTGAAAAAACTGTTGTATTAACGCCGGAGATGATTTATTATGCTGTACCCAGCCCAAGTCAGCGGGCATTGGAAATTCACACGAAGGATAAAGTCATTGTCGGTAAGTTGACATTACAAGAATTGGAAAAGAAATTACAAGGTTTTAACTTTTTCCGGACGCATCGTAGTTATTTGGTTAACATCAATTATATTCAGGAAATCACTCCTTGGTTTAATGGAACAAGCAACGTCACGCTGTCAGACATATCGAAAACGAAGATTCCTGTCAGCAGAGCAGCAAGAAAGGAGTTATTTCAGTTGCTGGAGATGCAGGGATAA
- a CDS encoding LytS/YhcK type 5TM receptor domain-containing protein codes for MKEMTIILFERLGLLLVIAFVMTRTSGFKSLLYREFSWKMTIVHACVFGVFGIASTITGFVLDGTTVIHDFVFQVSDNQLIVSSSLVAVVIAGLLGGPVVGFGAGMIAGGHLMFLGGVGWLANGIVNPLTGLLAGWTARFFSDERVISPWKALFIGIFPPVLQMQMLLILHPQSDEIIGIVDMIGLPLVLSNSVAIAIFTAMIAVVLREQENEAAKAIKQAFSIAEEALPFIKKDDTTQMANGLAKLLYDRLNIAAVAITDQRQVLAHVGIGHEHHRHGDLITSELAKQVILQKQMKVADSQMDLPCHHPKCQLESAIIIPIINANEVTQLIYFYFRKAQQIRPVERTLAAGLGEYLCNQLKMLAADQLKTHMMDAELRNLQAQINPHFLFNTLHLIAASFRKEPERARHITVQLAQFMRFNLKLVATPLVALEKECEHVQAYLEIIQARFMNRLQVSFIYEEDLLDVLIPPATIQPLVENCIQHGLHDMVHGARIDVSIISRDRHIQISVKDNGCGFEREILQEVTKKPLMQNANHGTGLYNVNKRLVTLLGEVARLSVRNLPDKGSEVFFNIPINHVVREEIS; via the coding sequence ATGAAAGAAATGACCATCATTCTGTTTGAACGCCTAGGTCTATTGTTAGTCATTGCGTTCGTCATGACCCGGACATCTGGTTTCAAGTCTTTATTGTACAGGGAGTTTAGTTGGAAAATGACTATCGTGCATGCATGTGTGTTTGGCGTTTTTGGCATTGCCAGTACCATTACCGGTTTTGTCCTTGATGGTACCACCGTAATTCACGATTTTGTTTTTCAAGTATCTGACAACCAATTAATTGTCAGTTCAAGTCTTGTGGCGGTGGTGATTGCCGGTTTGCTTGGAGGGCCGGTAGTCGGTTTTGGTGCAGGAATGATTGCTGGAGGTCACCTCATGTTCTTAGGTGGGGTAGGGTGGTTGGCCAACGGGATAGTTAACCCATTGACAGGTTTGCTGGCAGGCTGGACAGCGCGCTTTTTTTCCGACGAACGGGTTATATCGCCATGGAAAGCATTATTTATCGGTATTTTCCCACCGGTACTACAGATGCAGATGCTATTGATTCTACATCCGCAATCCGATGAAATCATTGGCATTGTAGATATGATCGGTCTTCCATTGGTACTGTCCAACAGTGTTGCTATCGCGATATTCACGGCGATGATTGCCGTAGTATTGCGCGAACAGGAGAATGAGGCCGCTAAAGCGATAAAACAGGCTTTTTCCATTGCTGAAGAGGCGCTTCCATTTATTAAAAAAGATGATACAACTCAGATGGCTAACGGATTGGCAAAACTTTTGTATGACCGTTTGAATATTGCAGCAGTGGCTATTACGGATCAACGGCAAGTCCTGGCCCATGTCGGTATCGGACATGAGCATCATCGTCATGGAGATTTGATCACCAGTGAGTTGGCAAAACAAGTTATTTTGCAAAAACAAATGAAAGTAGCGGATTCACAAATGGATCTTCCATGCCATCATCCAAAATGCCAGTTGGAATCGGCAATCATTATTCCGATTATTAATGCAAATGAAGTGACACAACTCATTTACTTTTACTTTCGCAAAGCTCAACAAATTCGTCCGGTCGAGCGTACGCTGGCAGCAGGACTTGGTGAATATCTCTGCAATCAATTGAAAATGCTTGCTGCGGATCAATTAAAGACACATATGATGGATGCGGAGTTAAGAAACCTGCAGGCACAGATCAATCCACATTTTCTTTTCAACACCTTGCATTTAATTGCAGCTTCTTTTCGCAAAGAACCGGAACGCGCCCGCCATATCACAGTACAATTGGCTCAATTCATGCGTTTTAACTTAAAATTGGTTGCCACCCCGCTTGTTGCACTGGAGAAGGAATGCGAACATGTCCAAGCATATTTAGAAATTATTCAAGCTAGGTTTATGAACCGTTTACAAGTGAGTTTTATATATGAAGAAGATTTACTTGATGTACTGATTCCTCCGGCAACCATTCAGCCACTCGTGGAAAACTGCATTCAACACGGGCTTCACGATATGGTTCATGGAGCAAGAATTGATGTAAGCATTATATCCCGGGACAGGCATATACAAATTAGTGTGAAAGATAATGGTTGTGGCTTTGAGAGAGAAATTTTACAGGAAGTCACGAAGAAGCCATTAATGCAGAATGCCAATCACGGAACAGGCCTGTACAATGTCAACAAGCGTTTGGTCACGTTGTTGGGGGAGGTTGCAAGATTATCGGTACGAAATTTACCGGATAAAGGCAGTGAAGTTTTTTTTAACATACCAATTAATCATGTAGTGAGGGAGGAGATTTCATGA
- a CDS encoding solute symporter family protein: MNLTYFLFFICIIVCTLIITYWAAKRSNTTNHFYTAAGSLTGWQNGLAIAGDFISAASFLGIVGAIALNGYDGFLYSIGFLVSFLIVMFFIAEPVHHLGKYSLGDVICTRFASNRMRWTMAIGTFLISILYMIPQLVASGLLIRLLLNIDYSISVVIIGGLMTLYVVFGGMIATSWVQIVKTVVLLSGTFLLSLIVLSRFDWNVPAIIATVKEHTPLHEQFFMTGQLFSNPLELISLQLALILGTAGLPHILIRFFTVRNTVEVRRSLMGATWIIGTFYVMTLILGFGTIASLGYEKLIKADATGNLAAPILAKEVGGDFLLAFISAIAFTTIVAVVAGLVISATTSFSHDIYHHIWKKGKSTEKEQLIAARWTALSIGLVSTLFALQLENINVTFLVSLTFIVAASSNLPILLLTLYWKHFNETGAMIGMTSGFVASLTMVILGPNVMDPVDGWILKEAIFPMHNPGIIAIPIGFLGSILGSIFSGREEPAQQWKQFFVQSQTGVMAKER, translated from the coding sequence ATGAATCTGACTTATTTTCTTTTTTTCATTTGCATTATCGTTTGTACGCTGATTATTACATACTGGGCGGCTAAACGCAGCAATACGACCAATCATTTTTATACAGCGGCAGGCAGTTTGACGGGATGGCAAAATGGCCTGGCGATTGCAGGTGATTTCATTAGCGCCGCATCGTTTTTGGGAATTGTTGGTGCCATTGCATTGAATGGCTATGACGGTTTCTTGTATTCTATTGGGTTCCTAGTTTCATTTTTGATTGTCATGTTCTTCATAGCTGAGCCTGTTCACCATCTGGGAAAGTATTCTCTGGGCGATGTCATTTGCACGCGTTTTGCCAGCAATCGAATGCGTTGGACAATGGCTATTGGTACATTTTTGATTTCCATATTATATATGATTCCGCAATTGGTGGCTTCTGGTTTGCTAATTCGGTTGCTATTAAATATTGACTATTCTATTTCAGTTGTCATTATCGGTGGGCTAATGACCCTTTACGTTGTTTTTGGCGGCATGATTGCTACATCCTGGGTACAAATTGTAAAAACAGTTGTTCTTTTATCTGGAACTTTTTTGCTGTCACTTATCGTTTTATCCCGTTTCGATTGGAATGTACCTGCAATCATTGCAACCGTGAAGGAACACACACCACTCCACGAACAATTTTTTATGACCGGACAATTATTTTCCAATCCTTTGGAACTGATATCGTTGCAATTGGCATTGATTTTGGGCACTGCTGGTTTGCCACATATATTGATTCGTTTTTTTACAGTCCGTAACACGGTGGAGGTGCGTCGTTCACTAATGGGAGCTACTTGGATTATTGGCACTTTTTATGTGATGACACTTATTCTTGGATTTGGGACGATTGCCTCCTTGGGATATGAAAAATTAATAAAAGCTGACGCAACCGGGAATTTAGCGGCACCGATTCTGGCAAAGGAAGTAGGTGGTGACTTTTTGTTGGCATTTATTTCAGCGATCGCTTTTACCACCATTGTTGCCGTTGTCGCAGGTTTGGTGATTTCAGCGACAACTTCATTTTCACACGACATTTATCATCATATTTGGAAAAAGGGTAAATCAACTGAAAAGGAACAGCTCATAGCTGCCAGATGGACAGCACTTAGTATTGGATTGGTTTCTACCTTGTTTGCCTTACAATTGGAAAATATAAATGTCACCTTTTTAGTGTCATTAACGTTCATTGTTGCCGCTTCCAGCAATTTACCAATTCTGCTGCTCACTCTCTATTGGAAGCACTTTAACGAAACTGGTGCAATGATCGGGATGACATCCGGCTTTGTCGCTTCGTTGACAATGGTCATTTTGGGACCGAATGTGATGGATCCTGTAGACGGCTGGATCTTGAAAGAAGCGATATTTCCAATGCATAACCCTGGTATCATTGCAATCCCGATCGGTTTTTTGGGTTCCATTTTGGGGAGTATCTTTTCCGGCAGAGAGGAACCCGCACAGCAATGGAAGCAGTTTTTTGTTCAATCACAAACAGGAGTAATGGCGAAGGAGAGATGA
- a CDS encoding DUF485 domain-containing protein, translating to MESRECEMDVELQKLIKKKWQLLIPVVTLLFIFYFGLPLSLTLFHDWMAAPSPFFQMNWGWLYAFLQIPVTWLLAGFYCIKMKQFDKQIIQLVQEDVE from the coding sequence ATGGAAAGCAGGGAATGTGAGATGGATGTTGAACTGCAAAAATTGATCAAAAAGAAATGGCAATTGCTTATCCCTGTGGTTACCCTGCTATTTATCTTTTATTTTGGCTTACCGCTGTCGTTGACTTTATTTCACGATTGGATGGCTGCTCCTTCTCCATTTTTTCAGATGAATTGGGGCTGGCTTTACGCCTTTTTGCAAATTCCTGTGACATGGCTGCTGGCAGGGTTTTATTGTATCAAAATGAAACAGTTCGATAAACAAATCATACAGCTGGTACAGGAGGATGTCGAATGA
- a CDS encoding Uma2 family endonuclease, whose translation MTQLDKDKTYSLDEFLLYVKEEERAELYEGIPVFMAPASFQHENVIANIMGEFRNAIKGGNCYVFGSNLQVVLPFKNEKKGTDDVVVLPDISIICDTSKLRNKRCYGAPDLVVEVLSPSTGRNDRLLKRNYYEKAGVKEYLLIDYQNQYIEKYVLDDDMLKLEDIYSDENQPFISTRFPDITFSLDDIFSL comes from the coding sequence ATGACACAGTTAGACAAGGACAAAACCTATTCATTGGACGAATTTTTACTATATGTCAAAGAAGAGGAACGCGCAGAATTATATGAAGGCATCCCTGTTTTTATGGCGCCCGCTTCTTTCCAACATGAAAATGTCATTGCGAATATAATGGGAGAGTTCAGGAACGCGATCAAAGGAGGTAATTGTTATGTATTTGGCAGCAATCTTCAAGTAGTTTTGCCATTTAAAAATGAAAAAAAGGGAACAGATGATGTGGTTGTATTGCCAGACATCTCCATTATTTGTGATACAAGCAAACTACGTAATAAACGTTGCTATGGGGCGCCGGATTTGGTTGTCGAAGTATTATCTCCAAGCACAGGACGTAACGATCGCTTGCTCAAGCGTAATTATTATGAAAAAGCGGGTGTAAAAGAGTACTTACTCATTGATTATCAAAATCAATACATTGAAAAATATGTTCTCGATGATGATATGCTTAAGCTAGAAGATATTTATTCCGATGAAAACCAGCCATTCATCTCCACGCGTTTTCCCGATATTACTTTTTCTCTAGACGATATATTTTCTCTTTAA
- a CDS encoding deoxyribonuclease IV encodes MKFGCHVSIREGYLGAARQAATMNALAFQYFPKNPRSLSVKAFNQDDAALCKDFCKKNNLTSVAHTPYPTSLTPRDNRKRKEVMQSLVNDLEIANACGSIGVVVHFGKIISLDDPLASYRLMIDVLNEILRKWHGDSKILLENTGGKPGTMGTTLEELVQVRNLCEHPEQIGFCLDTCHAFASGLWDGDNWEAVLEKGQALNYFSHLKVIHFNNSKYNTGLGKDRHANIFDHGYITESQFDQLVQTPELKDIPFILETPKEEIPHQVEIRQLQERWGLPTLTY; translated from the coding sequence ATGAAATTTGGTTGTCATGTTTCGATAAGAGAAGGCTATCTAGGTGCGGCGAGACAAGCGGCGACTATGAACGCATTAGCCTTTCAATACTTTCCCAAAAACCCAAGGAGCTTGTCCGTAAAAGCATTCAATCAAGATGATGCAGCGCTTTGCAAGGATTTTTGCAAAAAAAATAATTTGACATCCGTGGCACATACGCCATACCCTACCAGTTTAACGCCAAGAGATAATCGGAAAAGGAAAGAAGTGATGCAATCATTAGTCAACGATCTGGAAATCGCTAACGCCTGTGGCTCTATTGGTGTGGTCGTTCACTTTGGGAAAATAATCAGTCTTGATGACCCGCTGGCAAGCTATCGATTAATGATTGATGTGCTTAACGAGATACTTCGAAAATGGCATGGCGATAGCAAAATTTTACTCGAAAACACAGGTGGAAAACCGGGAACGATGGGAACAACATTGGAAGAACTTGTCCAGGTCCGCAACTTGTGTGAACATCCGGAACAAATTGGGTTCTGCCTTGATACGTGTCACGCATTTGCCAGTGGACTGTGGGATGGTGATAATTGGGAAGCCGTTTTGGAAAAAGGACAAGCACTTAATTATTTTAGTCATCTCAAGGTTATTCATTTTAATAACTCGAAATATAATACCGGGCTCGGGAAAGATCGGCACGCAAATATTTTTGATCATGGGTATATTACAGAATCTCAGTTTGACCAGCTTGTTCAAACTCCCGAGCTCAAAGACATACCATTTATTTTGGAAACCCCCAAGGAGGAGATACCTCATCAAGTTGAGATACGGCAATTACAGGAGCGGTGGGGGCTCCCAACATTGACTTATTAG